The Haemophilus parainfluenzae genome window below encodes:
- the hybA gene encoding hydrogenase 2 operon protein HybA, translating to MDRRKFLKAGMLGGIASSLPVSSAQATETVEPIPGALGMLYDSTLCVGCQACVAECQNVNHTPVNPKGDQTWSNNDKLTPFTRNVIQVWSDGDGTNKDKTENGYAYVKKQCMHCVDPNCVAVCPVQALTKDPKTGIVKYDPDICTGCRYCMVGCPFDVPKYDYDNPFGEISKCELCNQKGVERLDKGELPGCCHVCPTGAIIFGTREELLAEAKRRLSLLRGTEYDYPRQHVNSTDKYRATVPAYQYHIYGEKEGGGTQVLALSGVPFANLGLPDLDEVATGSRAAHLQHFLYRGLALPLVALAGLTFMTYKNMHGDKIAERIAAQKEAMRQARKEIEEAEDEHHE from the coding sequence ATGGATAGACGAAAATTTCTAAAAGCAGGTATGCTTGGCGGAATCGCTTCCTCCTTGCCTGTGTCGAGTGCGCAGGCAACGGAAACGGTTGAGCCCATTCCTGGCGCACTAGGAATGCTTTACGACTCTACCCTTTGCGTAGGTTGTCAAGCATGCGTGGCTGAATGTCAAAACGTAAACCACACACCCGTGAACCCAAAAGGTGATCAAACTTGGTCAAATAACGACAAACTCACCCCATTTACTCGTAACGTGATTCAAGTATGGAGTGATGGTGACGGCACAAATAAAGACAAAACAGAAAACGGCTATGCTTACGTGAAAAAACAATGTATGCATTGCGTTGACCCAAACTGTGTTGCGGTTTGCCCGGTTCAAGCGCTTACCAAAGATCCAAAAACCGGTATCGTAAAATATGACCCAGATATTTGTACTGGTTGCCGTTATTGCATGGTTGGCTGTCCGTTTGATGTACCAAAATACGACTATGACAATCCATTCGGTGAAATCAGCAAATGTGAACTCTGTAACCAAAAAGGTGTTGAACGTTTAGATAAAGGCGAATTACCTGGTTGCTGTCATGTTTGTCCAACTGGCGCCATTATTTTTGGTACACGTGAAGAATTATTGGCTGAAGCTAAACGTCGTTTAAGCTTATTACGTGGTACTGAATATGATTACCCACGTCAACACGTCAATAGTACAGATAAATACCGTGCTACCGTACCGGCATATCAATATCATATCTACGGTGAAAAAGAAGGTGGTGGTACGCAGGTGCTCGCCTTAAGTGGTGTACCTTTTGCTAATCTTGGTTTACCAGACTTAGATGAAGTCGCGACAGGTTCTCGTGCGGCGCATTTACAACACTTCTTGTATCGCGGTTTAGCCTTACCGTTAGTGGCACTTGCCGGTTTAACCTTTATGACTTACAAAAATATGCATGGCGATAAAATCGCTGAGCGTATTGCAGCACAAAAAGAAGCCATGCGTCAGGCACGCAAGGAAATCGAAGAAGCGGAGGATGAGCATCATGAGTAA